The DNA segment CTGGTTTGCTGGCGGTCGCTTATCAGGCCGTGCGAGCCGGTTACGAGTCTGCGCCATACAAAGTGGTACGGTCGGACGGAAGAGTTGAGGTGCGCGATTACGCGGCGCTCACGGTGGTGGAAACGCCGATGGGCCGCGGACAACCGCGACGGGTGGCTTCTCGCGCCTGTTCCGGTTTATCAGCGGCGGGAACGAGGCCAGGCAGAAGATCGCCATGACCACGCCGGTGTTCATGGCTGGCAGCGCAACAAACGCGACGATGGCGTTCGTGATGCCGGCGAAGTTCAAGCCGGGCGAGACGCCCAAGCCATCAGATGATGCGGTAACGGTGCGCGAGCTGCCGGCGGGGCGGTTCGCGGTGCTGCGCTACAGCGGCGGGCGCAACGCGCAGAACGAGGCGAAAGCGTTGGCGCGGTTAACGGCGTGGATGGAGGCGGCGAAGTTGCGCGCACTGTCGCCGCCGGTGTATGGTTATTTCGATCCGCCGTGGACGCCGCCTTTCTGCGCCGCAACGAGGTGATGCTGCGGGCGGGAGAAGTTGCCGGATCGGGCAAGGTCAAAGGGAGTGAATCGTGGATGAGTACAGAGTGCGGGCGAGGGTGTGACATGGTTCCAGCGAGAGAGACATCACTCCCACAGCGGCTTAACGCTTGCGCGGCCTGTGCTGCCAGTTCGTGCGCCAGCCGATCAAGTTCCGTGTGACGACGGCCACAGCGATGCTGCGCTTGCCCAGGCCGGCGCAGTTGGCGCGGCTGGCCGGTATCGTACCGCCAATGCCGAGGCGCTGCTGGCCGCCGCTGCAATTCTGCTTGGTCATAGCATCGGACGCCTTCCGCATCAACAGCCAGATTCTGCCCGTGAGGAGACGCATCCCGAGGCGGGGTACGGATGAACGAACTGCCGGGTGGAGCGGGGAGTCTTGCGCGCTTTGCGCGAGTGCGATCAGTTGACAAGCTCGAACAACCTGCGGCTGTCGTTTCATCCGGGTCAGTTCGTGGTTGTCAATTCCACAAACCCACGATGACCCTGGCGAGTTCGCTCGCCGGTGTACCTACCAGGCCGAGATCGCGGAATGGGTCGGCGCAGCCACGATCAACCTCCACGGCGGCGGTGCGTATGGCGACAAGACCGCCGCGCTGGGCGCCTTGCGCTGGAACATCGACCGCCTGCCCACGCCGGTGGCGATCACGCCTACGCTGGAGAACGACGACAAGGTGTACACGCCCTCCGATCTGCTACCTGTCTGCGCCGACACTGGCGCTGCCGCTGGCTTACGACGTGCATCATCACCGCTGCCTGCCCGACGGCCTGAGCGTGGCCGAGATCACCGGGACACGCCCAGGGGACATGAGCAAGCCGAACCGCTCTTCCACATCTCCAGTCCGCTCCCAGGGTGGGACCCGGACCGAAAGCCGGAGCGGCATCACGATTACGTCGAAGCCGAGCGATTTCCCCCGTGGAGTGGCTGGGTTGGCCGCTCACGGTGGATGTCGAGGGCTAAAGCAACAAAAGCTGGGGTGATCAGACCCGATCGCTGATCTGAATGGCGATAACGTCCGAGTAACTGCTCAGCCTGCCTGGAATTCAAACGGGATTGACAGGATTGACAGGATATTCAGACTCTCGTGCCGATAGTTTTGCCACCACAGAGCAAGATCCTGTGCATCCTGTTCATCCTGTCCAAATCGGCCTCCCGGGTGAGCGGTTACCTACCAATGACCAAATTGCTTTGACACTGAGGTGCGTGAGCGAGGACGATGCTGATTAGCTGGACACCCTTGTCGTCTGCAACCAACCCGCGGCCCGCGACGGGGTCCACATTACCGCCGCTGAGAATGACGCCGGCGCGCTGACCCGCCAGGGCAAAGCGCCAGTTGAACATGGCACGGCCAGACCGGCACCCTGTCGGCTCGACCACCAGCAAGAGCCGCGCTCAGACGAAGGCCAGCGTGCGCACCAGGTCGTCGTCGCTGACGGTCAGCATCTCATCCACGTAATGCCGAATCATGGCAAAGGTCAGATCCCTAGGCTGCCGGTTTTTGCGCGCCGTCGGCAATCGTCTGCGGATTGTGGCTGGTCTGCAGCACGCCGCTGTAGGAAGAGAGCGTCGCGCGTCGTCGCCGACCGCGGGTTCCACGCCGATGACCCGACAACCAGGCGCCAGGTGTTTGGCCCGCCAGCGCGCAACCGCTCTCAACAGCCCGCCGCCGCCGCACGGCTGAACAGATAATCCAGCGGCCCCACCTCCTCGAGACAGTTCCAGGCCGCCGTACTGGCCGGACCACGATTTGCGGATGGTTGTGGGGTGGGATCAAAACATACCCGTGACGCTACGCCGAAATCTCCTGCGGGAAATCGCCTCGCGCACGTCCGTGGCCGGATCATACAGCACGACGGCGGCGCCATAGTCACGCGTGGCGTTAAGTTTCAGCGCCGGCGCATTGTTGGACACGCTCACAATCGTGGCTTCGACGCCCAACCGTGCCCGCTGGGACCGCCTGCGCATGATTGCCCGACAGATGGGTGATGACCCCGGCCGCCTTCTCCGCCGCGCTCGGCAATGATCGCGTTGGTCGCCCGCGAAAACGAAGGCCCCACCCGCTGCAAGGTTCTCACTTCCCCAAAATCTGGTTGCCACAGGCCGCGTCCAGCAGGCGCAGAAGTCATCCTGCCGGGGTGCGGTGGGCGACGCCGACAATCTGCTAACGCGGCGCCAGACTTCCTCAAAACTGACCATCTCTCGCTCCTCTCCACGCTCATCCGGCTTATGTCACCTTGATTGCCTGCCCACCGGTCATCGGCAGCAGGTCGGCGAGCGCCAGAGCGAAACACCGCGTTGGGCGTCCCGGCTTTGCGCGGCCCAAATGATGTCCGGTGCTGCAAGAGGTCTTCATCAATGAAGATCGTCAGCAGCGCCACATGGCCAGGGCGGAGGCACCTGCCGATGACAAAGCCCGTTTGCTGCCGCACAAAATCGGCGTCAGGCTTCTCGATCGGCCTCACCGACGATAGCACGCGTAGCCTTCTCATTCACCCGGTTGGCGCCGCTGGCAATGACTGGCGCCGGCGGCGACCGCCGTGCCGGCGTGTCTTGAACACCAATGACTTGGCAATCTGCCCACCGATGCAGCAACCCGCAGCAGCCGCGGCCGCCTCCGCCGCAGTGCTCGTCGTCTGCGCAAACTCGATCACCTCATACCCAAACCCCATACCGCGCAGCGCATCCACTGCACCCGCTGCGCTCGGTGATAGTAACTCCATGACAATGCCCCTCGTTATTCGCCCGCGGACCCCAGGGAGCCGCCGCCGGAATTGGTTTTCCCATCTACGCTTCGTAGGCAAGCGTGGAACCTGGGCTATTTATTCTGTGACAGGCCCTAAGGGCAATGCCTTTGAGTTTGGCGCACAATTTCCCGTTTTGCCAACCTCAGGTTTGCCCTGCAAGCGGTTGGGCGCATCCTGGGGTGGGAGCGTGTCCCGTAGGGGATGCCTTTGACTTGAGCCGACGATGCCCCCGCGCCCGTCGTCCCGTAGGGACGCCTTGACTGAGC comes from the Candidatus Amarolinea dominans genome and includes:
- a CDS encoding heme-binding protein, which gives rise to MFRFISGGNEARQKIAMTTPVFMAGSATNATMAFVMPAKFKPGETPKPSDDAVTVRELPAGRFAVLRYSGGRNAQNEAKALARLTAWMEAAKLRALSPPVYGYFDPPWTPPFCAATR
- a CDS encoding pyridoxal-phosphate dependent enzyme produces the protein MRKSWSGQYGGLELSRGGGAAGLSVQPCGGGGLLRAVARWRAKHLAPGCRVIGVEPAVGDDARRSLPTAACCRPATIRRRLPTARKNRQPRDLTFAMIRHYVDEMLTVSDDDLVRTLAFV